From a region of the Elusimicrobiaceae bacterium genome:
- a CDS encoding AMP-binding protein — protein sequence MFSRKQIGCIISDIFRTELVKQRLDTFAFFDAPQELDLPKIPQSVQRAAIQQVGLFFGFEPAEFVHLSDLTEQAYHAYEQNRFVQLATSGSTGAPKQCLHTEKMMEIEGFSVGKHFQQANRFITLTPRQHLYGLSFAVFFSSLFKIPCQPLAPIPLQPWFSLLRGGDVVAGFPLFWEYFLKAENKFPSGVTAVTSTGPCPKGLFDRLKQAGAERVVELYGASETGGIGVRYSEEEPFQIN from the coding sequence ATGTTCTCGCGTAAGCAAATTGGCTGTATTATTAGTGATATTTTTCGTACCGAACTTGTCAAACAACGGCTAGATACTTTCGCTTTTTTTGATGCTCCGCAAGAGTTAGATTTGCCAAAAATACCACAATCTGTACAACGTGCTGCCATACAGCAAGTGGGGCTTTTCTTTGGTTTTGAACCGGCAGAGTTTGTCCATTTATCAGACCTTACAGAGCAAGCCTATCATGCCTATGAGCAGAATAGATTTGTGCAATTGGCCACCTCCGGCAGTACGGGCGCACCCAAACAATGTTTGCATACAGAGAAAATGATGGAGATTGAAGGTTTCAGTGTTGGAAAACACTTTCAACAAGCCAATCGTTTTATTACGCTTACTCCTCGTCAACATTTGTATGGGTTATCGTTTGCGGTGTTTTTCTCTTCTTTGTTTAAGATCCCTTGCCAGCCGCTTGCTCCTATTCCTCTGCAACCATGGTTCTCATTGCTACGTGGCGGAGATGTAGTGGCGGGGTTTCCCCTGTTTTGGGAATATTTTTTGAAGGCGGAAAACAAATTCCCTTCGGGGGTTACGGCGGTAACCTCTACAGGCCCTTGCCCAAAAGGATTGTTTGATAGGTTAAAACAGGCCGGAGCCGAGCGGGTGGTTGAATTGTATGGAGCCAGTGAAACCGGCGGAATCGGGGTAAGATATAGCGAAGAAGAACCTTTTCAAATCAACG
- a CDS encoding beta-ketoacyl synthase chain length factor, translating to MLSKLYVNGFSCLTADAQPEELAPFVEVRSLRRAEQISKNALLCACRALAHAKLEKTDQANMGISMAIGAGALGSTLKFMDSIIEDGDELSSPTAFASSVHNSVALLLSMFLHIKGPCVITGQLDSSFAGALLTAQQFLTHKMCSQVLVVLTEDVNPLLTQQIQKDSKVFDPLIYQPQATATRVAGALVVSAAPTQTTQFVLDKVQLSRTDDVTTHSQPQLPICSCAHSLLLLDKYLKENVSFSMREQFAGTILHIEGKPYVLA from the coding sequence ATGCTTTCTAAACTCTATGTTAACGGATTTTCGTGTTTAACGGCAGATGCCCAACCGGAAGAGTTGGCACCTTTTGTAGAGGTGCGTTCTTTGCGTCGTGCGGAACAGATTTCCAAAAATGCTTTATTGTGTGCTTGTCGGGCTTTAGCGCACGCTAAATTAGAAAAAACCGATCAAGCCAATATGGGTATTAGTATGGCTATAGGAGCCGGCGCATTGGGAAGTACCTTGAAATTTATGGATAGCATTATAGAAGACGGCGACGAATTATCCTCTCCGACAGCTTTTGCCAGTTCCGTGCATAATTCCGTGGCCTTACTGCTTTCTATGTTTCTGCATATCAAGGGGCCCTGCGTCATTACAGGGCAGTTGGATTCTTCTTTTGCAGGAGCTTTACTTACCGCACAACAATTTTTAACCCACAAAATGTGTTCGCAGGTACTAGTTGTTTTGACGGAAGACGTTAACCCTTTGTTAACACAGCAAATTCAGAAGGACAGTAAGGTATTTGATCCTTTGATTTATCAGCCGCAAGCTACCGCCACGCGGGTGGCCGGGGCATTAGTAGTGAGCGCGGCACCTACTCAAACCACACAATTTGTACTAGATAAAGTGCAACTTTCACGTACCGACGATGTAACCACGCACAGCCAGCCGCAATTGCCCATATGTTCGTGTGCACACAGTTTGCTGTTACTGGACAAATATCTTAAAGAAAATGTGTCCTTTTCCATGCGGGAACAATTTGCCGGAACTATTCTGCATATAGAGGGAAAACCTTATGTTCTCGCGTAA